In one window of Bos taurus isolate L1 Dominette 01449 registration number 42190680 breed Hereford chromosome 4, ARS-UCD2.0, whole genome shotgun sequence DNA:
- the LOC112446327 gene encoding cullin-1-like, protein MSSDWSQNPSELNHLGIDELWDNIRAGIQQVYARQSMVKSRYIELYTLLYNHCLYVSPQAQTQSKKGQKLREDKTVGFELYKRIKEFLKNHLTNLPKDGEDLMDIGILKFYTQQWEDYQFSSKVLNGICARLNKHLLNSTNNEGHNVCEIYSLAMVTWRDCLFRPLNKQVTNAVLKLIEKERNGESINTRLISGAIQSYLELGVNEDNQFEESPMLTVYKEAFESQFLADTERYYTRKSTELLQQNPVTEYMKKVEALLLEERRRARVYLHQSSKGKLARKCRQVLVEKHLEIFLTEFQNLLNANKSEDLGRMYRLIYRIKNGLGEFKKILETHIHNQGLSAIEECGEAALNDPRMYVETVLNIHKKYNALVISAFRNHADFVAALDKACSGFINNNAVTKMAQSSSKSPELLAQYCDSLLKKSSKNPEEAELEDTLNHVMTVFKYMDDKDVVQKFYTKMLAKRLVHQNSASDDAEASMVSKLKQACGFEYTSKLQRMFQDIGVSKALNAQFKKHLMDSEPLDLDFSIHVLSYGWWPFEESCTVLLPSELEPCYRRFTAFYASCYSDRKLSWAYQLSEGELVTNYFKNNYTLRVSTFQMAILLQYNTEDAYTIQQLMDSTQIKMDIVAQVLQILLKFKLLVLEDKSANVDEVELKPDTLIKLHFGYKSKKLRVNISLPMKIEQKREQETMYKNIEEDRKLLIQAAIVRIMKMRKVVKHQQLLGEVATQLSSVFKPQISVIKKCIDILIEKEYLERVGDEKDTYSYLA, encoded by the coding sequence ATGTCATCGGACTGGAGCCAGAATCCCAGTGAACTGAATCATCTTGGCATTGACGAGCTCTGGGATAACATCAGAGCGGGAATCCAGCAAGTGTATGCCAGACAAAGTATGGTGAAATCCAGATACATAGAACTCTACACTCTTCTTTATAACCACTGTTTATATGTGTCCCCTCAAGCCCAGACTCAATCAAAAAAGGGGCAGAAGCTGAGGGAAGATAAGACTGTTGGCTTCGAATTATACAAACGAATTAAAGAATTTTTGAAGAATCACTTGACAAATCTTCCTAAGGATGGAGAAGATTTAATGGATATAGGAATACTGAAGTTCTATACTCAACAATGGGAAGATTACCAGTTTTCGAGCAAAGTGCTGAATGGGATTTGTGCCCgcctcaataaacatttacttaatAGCACAAATAACGAAGGACACAATGTTTGTGAAATATATTCTCTCGCAATGGTGACTTGGAGAGATTGTCTTTTCAGGCCATTGAATAAACAAGTAACAAATGCTGTTTTAAAACtgattgaaaaggaaagaaatggtgaaTCCATCAATACAAGACTGATAAGTGGTGCTATCCAGTCTTACTTGGAACTGGGGGTGAATGAAGATAATCAGTTTGAGGAGAGCCCTATGCTAACAGTGTACAAAGAAGCCTTTGAATCTCAGTTCTTGGCTGACACAGAGAGATATTATACCAGAAAGAGTACTGAATTGTTGCAGCAGAACCCAGTTACTGAATATATGAAAAAGGTGGAGGCTCTTCTGCTGGAGGAGCGGCGGAGGGCCCGGGTCTACCTTCACCAGAGCAGCAAGGGCAAGCTAGCCAGGAAATGCAGGCAGGTGCTCGTGGAGAAACACTTGGAGATTTTCCTCACAGAATTCCAGAATTTACTGAACGCCAACAAAAGTGAAGATTTGGGTCGCATGTATAGGCTCATATATAGAATCAAGAATGGCCTGGGAGAATTTAAAAAGATCCTGGAGACACACATTCATAATCAGGGTCTTTCAGCAATTGAGGAGTGTGGAGAAGCTGCTTTAAATGACCCCAGAATGTATGTAGAGACAGTATTGAATATCCATAAAAAATACAATGCCCTGGTGATATCAGCATTCAGGAACCATGCTGACTTCGTGGCTGCACTGGACAAGGCATGCAGCGGCTTCATAAACAACAATGCAGTTACCAAAATGGCTCAGTCATCCAGTAAATCCCCTGAGTTGCTGGCTCAATACTGTGATTCCTTGTTGAAGAAGAGTTCCAAGAACCCAGAAGAAGCAGAACTAGAAGACACACTTAACCACGTGATGACGGTCTTTAAGTATATGGATGACAAAGATGTGGTTCAGAAGTTCTACACGAAAATGCTGGCCAAAAGGCTTGTCCATCAGAACAGTGCGAGTGACGATGCTGAAGCAAGCATGGTCTCTAAGTTAAAGCAAGCTTGTGGTTTTGAGTATACCTCCAAACTTCAGCGGATGTTTCAAGACATTGGTGTAAGCAAAGCTTTGAATGCGCAGTTCAAAAAGCACCTGATGGATTCAGAGCCTTTGGACTTAGATTTCAGTATTCACGTTCTGAGTTACGGATGGTGGCCCTTTGAGGAATCTTGTACAGTTCTCTTGCCATCAGAGCTGGAACCATGTTATCGGCGCTTCACTGCATTTTATGCCAGCTGTTACAGTGACAGAAAATTGTCATGGGCATATCAACTGTCTGAAGGAGAATTAGTAACAAACTACTTCAAAAACAACTACACTTTGCGTGTATCTACATTTCAGATGGCCATCCTGCTCCAGTACAACACGGAAGATGCTTACACCATTCAACAGCTGATGGACAGCACTCAGATCAAAATGGACATTGTGGCACAAGTCTTACAGATTTTATTGAAGTTTAAGTTACTGGTTTTGGAAGACAAAAGTGCAAATGTTGACGAGGTGGAATTGAAGCCAGACACcttaataaaattacattttggtTATAAAAGTAAGAAATTAAGGGTTAATATCAGCTTGCCAATGAAAATTGAACAGAAGCGGGAACAAGAAACCATGTACAAAAACATTGAGGAAGATCGCAAACTGCTGATCCAGGCGGCTATTGTGAGAATAATGAAAATGAGGAAGGTTGTAAAACACCAGCAGTTACTCGGAGAAGTAGCGACTCAGTTGTCCTCAGTATTCAAGCCTCAGATCTCAGTGATTAAGAAATGTATTGACATTCTGATCGAGAAAGAGTATTTGGAGCGAGTGggtgatgaaaaggacacctaCAGTTACCTGGCTTAA